The proteins below are encoded in one region of Takifugu rubripes chromosome 1, fTakRub1.2, whole genome shotgun sequence:
- the aco2 gene encoding aconitate hydratase, mitochondrial, whose protein sequence is MATYCLTVARLQFALGHGARRLHVSAAYRATASVAMSRFEPTSSVNYENIRTNVNVVKKRLNRPLTLSEKVVYGHLADPHNQDIDRGRTYLRLHPDRVAMQDATAQMAMLQFISSGLPRVAVPSTIHCDHLIEAQIGGEKDLARAKEINHEVYNFLASSAAKYGVGFWKPGSGIIHQIILENYAYPGVMLIGTDSHTPNGGGLGAICIGVGGADAVDVMAGIPWELKCPNVIGVKLTGSLSGWTSPKDIILKVAGILTVKGGTGAIVEYHGPGVDSISCTGMATICNMGAEIGATTSVFPYNHRMRTYLKKTGRGDIAALADDNADLLVPDEGCEYDQVIEINLDELKPHINGPFTPDLAHPVSDVGATAEKSGWPLEVKVGLIGSCTNSSYEDMGRAASVAKQALDKGLKCKAQFTVTPGSEQIRATIERDGYSKILSDVGGVVLANACGPCIGQWDRRDVKKGEKNTIVTSFNRNFTARNDANPATHAFVTSPEIVTALAIAGTLKFNPETDYLTAPNGEKFKLDPPNGDELPVQDFDPGQDTYQHPPADGINLKVDVNPQSNRLQLLEPFDKWNGGDLENMTVLIKVKGKCTTDHISAAGPWLKFRGHLDNISNNMLIGAVNSENDAVNKIKNYTTGEYAGVPDVARHYKANGLSWVVVGDDNYGEGSSREHAALEPRHLGGRAIIVKSFARIHETNLKKQGLLPLTFSDPSDYDKIRPDDKISIRGLKTFTPGKPLHAVLKHSDGSEETLELNHTFNETQIEWFKAGSALNRMKELQH, encoded by the exons ATGGCAACCTACTGTCTCACTGTCGCCCGACTGCAG TTTGCTTTGGGCCATGGTGCCCGTCGTCTTCATGTTTCGGCAGCTTACAGAGCCACGGCCAGTGTGGCTATGAGCCGCTTTGAGCCCACCTCCTCCGTCAACTATGAAAACATCCGAACCAATGTCAACGTTGTCAAAAAAAG ACTCAATCGGCCACTCACCCTGTCTGAGAAGGTCGTGTACGGTCACCTCGCTGACCCCCACAATCAGGATATCGACAGAGGCCGCACATACCTGCGTCTGCATCCTGACCGCGTGGCCATGCAGGATGCTACGGCGCAGATGGCAATGCTTCAGTTCATCAGCAGTGGCCTGCCGAGGGTGGCTGTGCCCTCCACAATTCACTGTGATCATCTGATCGAGGCACAgattggaggagaaaaggatcTGGCCAGAGCAAAG GAAATCAATCATGAGGTCTACAACTTCCTGGCCAGTTCAGCAGCCAAGTATGGTGTTGGCTTCTGGAAACCAGGCTCTGGAATTATCCATCAG ATCATCCTGGAGAACTATGCTTACCCAGGAGTGATGCTGATCGGCACAGACTCTCACACACCAAATGGAGGTGGGCTTGGTGCCATCTGCATTGGCGTTGGAGGAGCAGATGCTGTAGATGTCATGGCAGGAATCCCCTGGGAGCTCAAGTGTCCAAAT GTGATTGGTGTGAAGCTGACAGGTTCCTTGTCAGGCTGGACATCTCCCAAGGATATCATCTTGAAGGTGGCTGGCATCCTGACAGTGAAAGGCGGCACCGGAGCTATTGTAGAATACCACGGTCCAGGTGTTGACTCAATATCCTGTACAG GAATGGCAACAATTTGCAACATGGGAGCTGAGATTGGAGCCACGACCTCTGTGTTCCCATACAACCATCGCATGAGGACCTACCTGAAAAAGACGGGACGTGGAG ATATTGCTGCCTTGGCTGATGATAACGCTGATTTGTTGGTACCAGATGAAGGCTGCGAGTACGACCAAGTCATTGAGATCAATCTGGATGAG cTGAAGCCGCACATTAATGGACCCTTTACCCCCGACCTGGCCCACCCAGTGTCTGATGTTGGCGCTACTGCTGAGAAGAGCGGCTGGCCGCTGGAGGTTAAAGTTG GGCTGATTGGCAGCTGCACCAACTCCAGCTATGAAGATATGGGCCGTGCCGCCTCTGTGGCCAAGCAGGCTTTAGATAAAGGCCTCAAGTGCAAAGCTCAGTTCACCGTCACCCCTGGATCAGAGCAAATCCGAGCCACAATCGAAAGAGACGGATAT TCAAAGATCCTCAGCGATGTGGGGGGTGTGGTCCTGGCCAACGCCTGTGGACCCTGCATTGGACAGTGGGACAG GCGCGATGTGAAAAAGGGGGAGAAGAACACAATCGTCACTTCATTCAACAGAAACTTCACAGCCAGGAACGATGCTAACCCTGCCACACACGCGTTTGTCACCTCCCCGGAG ATTGTGACCGCACTGGCAATTGCAGGCACACTGAAATTCAACCCAGAGACCGATTATCTTACAGCCCCAAATGGTGAGAAGTTTAAACTGGACCCACCAAACGGTGATGAACTCCCCGTCCAAGATTTTGACCCAGGTCAGGACACCTACCAGCACCCACCTGCTGATGGCATCAACCTCAAGGTGGATGTGAACCCTCAGAGCAACCGCCTGCAGCTTCTGGAGCCATTTGACAAATGGAACGGGGGTGATTTGGAGAACATGACAGTCCTCATCAAG GTCAAGGGCAAATGTACCACAGACCACATCAGTGCTGCCGGACCTTGGCTGAAGTTCCGTGGTCACCTGGACAACATCTCCAACAACATGCTGATCGGTGCAGTCAACAGTGAGAACGATGCCGTCAACAAGATCAAGAACTACACGACAGGAGAATACGCAGGAGTCCCAGATGTGGCTCGCCACTACAAG GCTAATGGTCTGTCCTGGGTCGTTGTCGGGGATGACAACTACGGTGAGGGCTCCAGCAGAGAACACGCTGCACTGGAGCCCCGGCATCTGGGAGGAAGAGCCATCATTGTCAAGAGCTTTGCCAGAATTCACG AAACCAACCTAAAGAAGCAGGGTCTGCTGCCACTGACCTTCAGCGACCCATCGGACTATGACAAGATCCGCCCAGATGACAAAATCTCCATCAGAGGCCTCAAAACTTTCACTCCAGGAAAA CCTCTTCATGCAGT